The region CGGGCAGCACGCCGTGGACGTCCGAGAGCACCGCGACGGATCGGGCCATGGCCCCACCCTGGCACGGGTCCGCGGCCGCGGACGGCTCTCGTGGGGAAGTTCCGGACGTCCCGTCCGTCCGGAACTTCCCCACCAGCGCCGTCGCGAGGCCGCCGAGGGTCTCGTGGGATTCGGGGCGGCGCGCCTGTGTACCGTGCAGCGGGCTCGACGATCGGAGGTGACGGGCGATGGACGAGCACGCGATCGCCCTCGTGCACCGCCACCACCGCACCCCCGACGGCACGACGATCGCCTACTCCGCGCTCGGGGGACGCGGGCCCGACGTCCTCCTCCTGCACGGCCTCGCGGGCAGCGGCCGCGAGATGCTCGAGTCCGCGCGGGCGCTCGGCGGGCGCCGCGCGATCGTCGTCGACCAGCGCGGGCACGGCCGCTCCACCCGGGTGCCGACGGACACCTCGCGCGAGGCGTTCGTCGCCGACGTCGTCGGCGTTCTCGAGCGCGAGTCGTCCGGTCCCTCGGACCTCGTCGGACAGTCGATGGGCGGGCACACCGCGATGCTGGTGGCGGCGGCCCGACCCGACCTGGTGCGGCGCCTCGTGCTGCTGGAGGTCGACGAGGGCAGCGGGAGCGAGGCGGATCGCGAGGCGATGGCCGCGTACTTCCGGAGCTGGCCCGTTCCGTTCGCGGACGAGACCGCCGCGCGCGCGGCGCTGGGGGACGGCGCGCTCGAGCGGGCCTGGGTCGCCGATCTGGAGTGCCGCGCGGACGGCCTGCACCCCCGCTTCGACGCCGACGTCATGGCGGCGGTGGCGGCCGGCGTCGCGCGGCCCCGCTGGGAGGAGTGGGGCCGGGTGAGCGCGCCGACCCTCGTCGTCTACGCCGACGGCGGCATGTTCACGCCGGCGACGAAGGACCGTTTCGTCGCGGCCGGCCGTGACGTCACGCGGGTCGACCTGGCCGGCGCCTCCCACGACGCCCACCTGGACGCGACCGACGCGTGGCTCGCCGTCCTGCGCGACTTCCTGGACGCGCCGTGACCCGGCCGAGTCTCGTCGCGCCGCGTCCGCAGGAGTGGGCGCGGCGCGCGATCGAGCGGACGACGGCGATCCACCGGGTCCTGCCGGACGTCCCGATCGAGCACATCGGCTCCACCGCGGTCCCCGACCTGCCGGCGAAGGACTGCATCGACCTCCTCGTGGGCGTCGACGCCGCAGCGATCGTCGCGAGCACCGACGCACTCGCGGCGGTCGGCTGGGACGTCGAGGGTGCCCTCGCGCACCACGCCTGGCTGAGCTGGCCGCACCGGTCCGAGCGATCGTGCGTCGTGCACGTGGTCGAGGACGGCGGGCGGGCGTGGCGACGACCCATCGCCTTCCGCGACCTCCTGCGCGCCGACGCGGACGCCCGGCGGCGCTACCTCGACGTCAAGCGGGCGGCCGCGGCCACGAGCCAGGGGTGGGACGACTACACGGCCCGCAAGACCGTGATCGTCGCGGAGCTGCTGATACGCGACGGCTGACGGCCCGTCCCGCCGTCGCGGGCGCCGTGCCGCGTGCCTCGTGCCAGCAGGGTGGCCGTTCCCCACCCGGTGTCGCCGTCACGAGCGCCCGGACTCGCCGCTCGTGGGGAAGTTCCGGACGTCCCAGGCGTCCGGAACTTCCCCACCAGCGGCACGATGCACCGCCCACCGCCGTCGCGCGACCACCGAAGGGTCTCGTGGGGAAGTTCCGCAGGCCTGAGCCTGCGAAAGTTCCCCACGAGCGCAGGTGTGCGACTCCGGGCGCGGTCGAGAACGGCGGGTGCTGCTCGACCGGCGCGCTCGAGCAGCACCCAGCGTTCTGGCGCAGACACGTGCGGCTGAGAACGGCGGGTGCTGCTCGGGCGGCGCGTTCGAGCCGCACCCAGCGTTCTCGGGCGCAGCGGCGCGCGGCGGCGGCGCCGCGCACCCGCACCCGCACCCGCACCCGCACCCGCACCCGCACCCGCACCCGCACCTGCACCTGCACCCGCACCACCGTTCACCCCGACGAAACCCCGCGCCATCCGCGCGCAACGTGCCCACGGCACGCTCGACGTCGTCGACCCGCCCCGACGACACGGCGACCCGCTCGCCGACAGGAGACGACCGTGAAGCACCTCAAGCACCCCGCCGCCCAGATCGGGCTGGCCGCCGTGGCCGGCGTCGTCGCGGGCCTGATCCTCGGCGACTGGGCCGGGAACCTCCGGTTCGTCGGCGACCTGTTCATCCGCCTCATCCAGATGTCGATCGTGCCCCTGGTGATGGCCAGCGTCATCGTGGCGACCGGGTCGATGGCCGGGGCCGGCACCGGGCGCCTCGCGTCGCGCACGTTCGGCTGGATCCTCGGGTTCTCGGTCGTCTCCGCCGTCGTCGCGTGGGGTCTCGGCACGCTCCTGCGCCCGGGCGACGGCATCACGTTCAGCGAACCGGTCGACCCCGAGCTGATCGAGTCGGCGCAGGCCGCGACCGGATGGCAGGAGACGCTCCTCGGCTTCGTCTCCACCAACGTCGTGGAGGCGATGGCCGGTGCGTCGATGATCCCGATCATCGTGTTCTCGCTGCTGTTCGGCCTCGCGACCAACGCCTACGTGCGCACCACCGGCAACCGGCTCATCCTCGACCTGCTCGACCAGGTCCAGCAGGTCGTCCTCACGATGATCCGGTTCGTCATGGTGATCGCCCCGGTGGGCGTGTTCTGCCTCCTCGCGGCGATCGCGGGCGAGGTGGGCTTCGCCGTCGTCACCTCCGCCCTGGCCTACCTCGGCACGACGCTGCTCGGCGTCCTGATCGTCATGGCCCTGATGGTCCTCACGGTGACCGCGCGCACCGGCCTGAACCCGTTGCGCCTGCCCGGCAAGCTGGCCGAGCAGACCGTCATCGCGATCACGACGACGAGCTCCGCCGTCACCTACCCCACCGTGCTGCGCAACACCGTCGAGAAGGTCGGCGTGAGCCGACGGGTCGCGAACTTCACCCTCAGCATCGGCCTGACGATGGGCTCGTGCGGCGCGGTGCTGAACTACACGATCGTCGTGCTGTTCCTCGCGCAGTCCGGCGGCGTCCAGCTCACCACGGGTCAGATCCTGCTCGGGATGGGGCTCGCCATCCTCCTCAACATGGGGACGATCACCGTGCCCGGCGGGTTCTCGGTGGTCGCGCTGTTCCTCGGCACGTCGCTCGGGCTGCCGCTCGAGGCCGTCGGTCTCCTCATCGCCGTGGACTGGTTCACGGGCATCTTCCGCACGTTCCTCAACGTCAACGGCGACACGATCGTCGCGATGCTGGTGGCGCAGCCGACCGGCGAGATCGACCGCGAGGTGTACGACGGCCTGCGCACCGTCGAGACGACCACCGAGGCCGATCCGGACGAGCTGCAGCCGCAGCTCGCGCGCGCGGACGACGCGGGCTGAGGGGCGTCCGCGTCCGCTGTGAGCGGCCGGCTGCACCATCGGCCGAGGCTCAGTGGCGGTCTCACCCCGTTCCCACGGTGGGCCGCCGCGGCCGGGCCGACGCCAGCCGCTCACAGCGGACGGGCCGCCCCGCACGCCGGTAGGGTGCGGCGGCATGACCGGCGCGAGCGCCCCGACCGACCTCAAGCGCGAGATCTCCGGCTACGCCGCGCGCGCGGATCGCTTCGACGTCCTCGACCTGCCGCCGCGGACCTACCTCGCGGTCGACGGCCACGGCGACCCGAACACCGCCCCCGCGTGGGCCGACGCGCTCGCGGCGCTCTACCCGGTCGCCTACGCCCTCAAGCACCTCGGTCGGCGCGAGCTCGGCCGCGACCACGTCGTGATGCCGCTCGAGGCGCTGTGGTGGTCGGCCGACATGGCGACCTTCACCAGCGCCCGCGACAAGTCGACCTGGGACTGGCGCGCCATGATCCTCACGCCCGCGTGGGTCACGCCCGAGCACGTCGCGACGGCGACCGCAGCCGTCCGGTAGAAGCAGCGCGACGGCGCGTCCCCCGCCCTCGAGCGCCTGCGTCACGTCACGCTCGCGGAGGGCCTGGTGGTGCAGACGCTGCACGTCGGGCCGTACGACGACGAGGGCCCGGTGCTCGCGCGCCTGCACGACGAGGTGATCCCCGAGCGGAGCCTGCGGATGACCGGGCACCACCACGAGATCTACCTCGGCGACCCCCGACGTGCCGCGCCCGAGCGGCTGCGCACGATCCTGCGCCAGCCGGTCGAGCGCCGCGCACCCTGAGAGGCGCACCCCCGAACGCCGCGCACCCTGAACGCCGCGCACCCTGAACGCCGCGCACCCTGAACGCTGAACCCGGCACCACGGCCCCCGGACACCCGGTTCCCCGACCCGCACCCCACCGGTAGGCTCCCTCGCGTGCTCATCCGACCTCCCCTCCCGGCGCCCGCGCGCCCGCTGGGTCGCGTGATGACGCACATCGGGACGAACGGCTACGTCTCGAGCTGGGGCGAGGACCTCTCCGGGGTCCAGCCCGCGGCCGGCTAGCGCCGGCCCCTCCCCGCCGGGACACCCGCACCTGCGCGGGATCGCCTCGGACCCGGTCCGGTGCACGCGATCCCCGCCGTCGACCCCAGGACCCCTCGTGCTGCTCTCCTGCCTCATCGCCGCGTTCGCCCTCGCGGCCGCCGCCCCCACCGCGACCCGGCTGCTGGGCCGCAACACCGGCTGGCTGCTGGCCGCCGGGCTCCTCGGCGTCGCCGTGCCGCTCGCGGCCACCGCCGTCGACGGCGCGAACGACCAGGTCGTCCCGTGGATGCCGACGCTCGGCATCGACCTCGCGCTCCGCCTCGACGGGCTCGGCCTCGTCTTCGCGATGCTCGTCCTGCTGGTCGGCGCCGCGGTCCTCGCCTACTCCTCGCGCTACCTGAAGCCGGGCCGGCATGCCTCCTTCTTCGGCCTCATGGCGCTGTTCGCGGCCTCGATGCTGCTGCTCGTCCTGTCCGACGACGTCGTCGTGATGTTCGTGGCGTGGGAGGCCACCACGCTCTGCTCGTTCTTCCTCATCTCGCGCTCGGGCGAGGGCGCGCGCGAGCCCGCGATCCGGACCCTGCTCGTGACGGCGCTCGGCGGCCTCGCGCTGCTGGCCGCCGTCGTGACCATGGCCGTGGCCACCG is a window of Litorihabitans aurantiacus DNA encoding:
- a CDS encoding alpha/beta fold hydrolase yields the protein MDEHAIALVHRHHRTPDGTTIAYSALGGRGPDVLLLHGLAGSGREMLESARALGGRRAIVVDQRGHGRSTRVPTDTSREAFVADVVGVLERESSGPSDLVGQSMGGHTAMLVAAARPDLVRRLVLLEVDEGSGSEADREAMAAYFRSWPVPFADETAARAALGDGALERAWVADLECRADGLHPRFDADVMAAVAAGVARPRWEEWGRVSAPTLVVYADGGMFTPATKDRFVAAGRDVTRVDLAGASHDAHLDATDAWLAVLRDFLDAP
- a CDS encoding GrpB family protein; translation: MTRPSLVAPRPQEWARRAIERTTAIHRVLPDVPIEHIGSTAVPDLPAKDCIDLLVGVDAAAIVASTDALAAVGWDVEGALAHHAWLSWPHRSERSCVVHVVEDGGRAWRRPIAFRDLLRADADARRRYLDVKRAAAATSQGWDDYTARKTVIVAELLIRDG
- a CDS encoding dicarboxylate/amino acid:cation symporter, giving the protein MKHLKHPAAQIGLAAVAGVVAGLILGDWAGNLRFVGDLFIRLIQMSIVPLVMASVIVATGSMAGAGTGRLASRTFGWILGFSVVSAVVAWGLGTLLRPGDGITFSEPVDPELIESAQAATGWQETLLGFVSTNVVEAMAGASMIPIIVFSLLFGLATNAYVRTTGNRLILDLLDQVQQVVLTMIRFVMVIAPVGVFCLLAAIAGEVGFAVVTSALAYLGTTLLGVLIVMALMVLTVTARTGLNPLRLPGKLAEQTVIAITTTSSAVTYPTVLRNTVEKVGVSRRVANFTLSIGLTMGSCGAVLNYTIVVLFLAQSGGVQLTTGQILLGMGLAILLNMGTITVPGGFSVVALFLGTSLGLPLEAVGLLIAVDWFTGIFRTFLNVNGDTIVAMLVAQPTGEIDREVYDGLRTVETTTEADPDELQPQLARADDAG